From the Treponema sp. J25 genome, one window contains:
- a CDS encoding substrate-binding domain-containing protein encodes MRHDRLSLLVVLLFGVLLIGASLLNIYFISTSREELTKTILLNPSSVKKYDHLIIGILPQPSDPFIANLYKGIQSTAEKYHQALQFFTYDMGSTVSTVPLSPEAYRYFEIALRVKPEGIIMFFPAGMNIGDFINQARAKDIPFVGVAMDVPPLPEARFITSDSASHGKAATIQALQTLGTHARLGIILPSRSSEIIQEDPFLRGALEAIQETGYGRIIATEREEENILAGEGAASRLLQDHPEINAILCTSARSTIGAAQVLIDRGLVGKILIIGADENEEITRLLEKGVVAVTLVRDAFRMGTLAIETLTSIKKGTYQGEILRVTTNIKRHGN; translated from the coding sequence ATGCGCCATGATCGACTGAGCCTTCTCGTGGTACTCCTTTTTGGAGTGCTCCTTATAGGGGCAAGCCTTTTGAATATCTATTTTATCAGTACCAGCCGGGAAGAACTTACCAAAACGATTTTGTTAAACCCTTCTTCGGTAAAAAAGTACGATCACCTTATCATTGGGATCCTTCCCCAACCGAGCGATCCGTTTATCGCAAACCTGTATAAGGGGATCCAGAGCACCGCAGAAAAATATCACCAGGCGCTCCAGTTTTTCACCTACGACATGGGTTCCACCGTATCTACCGTGCCCCTAAGCCCTGAGGCCTATCGCTATTTTGAGATTGCCCTCAGGGTAAAGCCCGAGGGGATCATAATGTTTTTCCCCGCCGGAATGAACATTGGAGATTTTATTAACCAGGCCAGAGCAAAGGATATTCCCTTTGTTGGCGTGGCCATGGATGTGCCCCCTCTCCCAGAAGCCCGATTCATAACCAGCGATTCGGCCTCCCATGGAAAAGCCGCCACAATCCAGGCGCTCCAGACTCTGGGAACTCACGCCCGCCTCGGTATTATCCTCCCCTCCCGTTCCAGCGAGATTATCCAGGAGGACCCCTTCTTGCGGGGCGCCCTGGAGGCCATTCAAGAAACGGGCTATGGCCGTATCATCGCCACCGAACGAGAAGAAGAAAACATTCTGGCAGGAGAAGGAGCGGCCTCCCGCCTTTTGCAGGATCACCCGGAAATTAACGCGATCCTCTGTACCAGCGCTCGCAGCACCATCGGGGCCGCCCAGGTCCTTATCGATCGGGGGCTGGTGGGCAAAATCCTTATCATCGGCGCCGATGAAAACGAAGAAATAACCCGGCTCCTGGAAAAAGGAGTTGTGGCGGTAACCCTGGTTCGAGATGCCTTCCGGATGGGCACCCTTGCCATAGAAACCCTTACCTCTATAAAAAAGGGCACGTATCAAGGGGAAATCCTCCGGGTTACCACTAACATAAAGCGGCACGGGAACTAG
- a CDS encoding histidine kinase, whose translation MKHHFRNRIVSNSIVIIFVLGLVTLYTTFSTMELVKSVQILFSKNVLLKTIDEDLKKTQQHLTEYLQAKNSESLKEYIKTSSRLLEFQNQLNRDIREDRLLLLERDLLLLIENYLTYSEQAVQAKRGRDVTTYVAAYEEAKRSENSITFILEKLNGLYLERALQSFSKYEQNMGLIVSLNLLLIFISFILSTTFTLRYSHIITEPLEKLSGAVEAISRGAYDIEIDTYTGDDEIGTLNQAFRNMQRSILEAFAELRNKAELERQLFEQQMQVLDYQHKLKDAELLALQSQINPHFLYNTLSAGWQLALSQEDEITAEFLEKLADFIRYALKPTNRMVLVSEEVDCAQKYIWLLKLRFKDRYLFDIQVDEAALARESPAMILQPLIENAIAHGLHDVEQGGTVFIRVWTEQHLLQYEVRDTGKGMDQTTIEKALAAAQAEGVLSYDHIGLHNVIRRLHLYTGGKENITIESAPEKGTRIVISIPQETLP comes from the coding sequence ATGAAGCACCATTTTCGCAACCGAATCGTTTCCAACTCTATAGTGATTATTTTTGTGCTTGGACTGGTAACCCTTTATACCACGTTTTCCACCATGGAATTGGTAAAGAGCGTGCAAATCCTTTTTAGCAAAAATGTGCTCCTTAAAACGATAGATGAGGACCTTAAAAAAACCCAACAACATCTCACTGAGTACTTACAGGCCAAGAATTCCGAGTCTCTGAAGGAATACATTAAAACCAGTTCCCGTCTTTTAGAATTCCAGAACCAATTAAACCGGGACATCCGGGAGGATCGCCTCCTCTTACTGGAACGGGACCTCCTTTTACTTATAGAAAACTATCTCACCTACAGTGAACAGGCGGTTCAAGCAAAACGGGGCCGGGACGTTACCACCTACGTAGCCGCCTACGAAGAGGCAAAGCGAAGCGAAAACAGCATCACCTTTATTCTTGAAAAATTGAATGGCCTGTATCTTGAACGGGCCCTGCAATCATTTTCGAAATACGAACAAAACATGGGGCTCATTGTTTCCCTCAACCTCCTGCTCATTTTCATTTCCTTTATTTTGAGCACCACCTTTACGCTCCGATATTCGCATATCATCACCGAACCGCTGGAAAAACTTTCCGGCGCGGTGGAAGCCATCAGCCGGGGAGCATACGATATAGAAATAGATACCTATACGGGGGATGATGAGATTGGCACCCTCAATCAGGCCTTTCGCAATATGCAACGAAGTATTTTAGAGGCCTTTGCAGAATTACGGAACAAGGCAGAATTGGAACGCCAGCTCTTTGAACAACAGATGCAGGTTCTGGACTATCAACATAAATTGAAAGATGCGGAACTGCTGGCCCTTCAATCTCAGATAAACCCCCATTTCTTGTACAATACCCTTTCGGCAGGGTGGCAACTTGCCCTTTCTCAAGAGGATGAAATTACCGCGGAGTTCCTGGAAAAACTGGCCGACTTTATTCGATATGCTTTAAAGCCCACAAACCGTATGGTTCTGGTTTCAGAAGAAGTAGATTGCGCCCAAAAATACATCTGGCTTTTAAAACTTCGATTTAAAGACCGCTACCTTTTTGACATACAGGTTGATGAAGCAGCCCTGGCCCGAGAAAGCCCCGCCATGATTTTACAACCCCTTATTGAAAATGCCATTGCTCACGGGCTCCATGATGTAGAACAGGGAGGGACCGTTTTCATTCGGGTATGGACAGAACAACACCTGTTACAATACGAAGTACGTGATACGGGGAAAGGAATGGACCAGACAACCATCGAAAAAGCCCTGGCGGCCGCACAAGCGGAGGGAGTGCTTTCCTATGACCATATTGGGCTGCATAATGTCATTCGGCGGCTCCATCTATACACCGGAGGTAAAGAGAACATCACCATAGAAAGCGCCCCCGAAAAGGGCACCCGTATCGTAATCTCTATTCCCCAGGAGACACTGCCATGA
- a CDS encoding response regulator → MRRVLIVDDESPIISALELLIKRYFSQEYLVVGDAHNGREAIEKARELNPDIILIDVQMPGINGLEAIRSISQSGGTKAFVLITAYERFDIAREALRLGVCDYVLKPISRERLEIALRSASLFLERLSLIEEKELAFLEREQQFAEYVREAFFNHLLEGHLSPQDLKAFLSVFHLSCTHGAVGILYFLPAISHSTGELYIQASHTIQYKTTAILGPLVHQRYAPFFIPLPNSNETPLQSLVEPIKKELAGPLATGEIQMLIGSPGPLAEVDRLWQRVWNEFLQSPQGPSSSDEYTGESKPDELWPWVLDHEYYEAISHHYWTVAQKQFEEIIINLQKYHTMSPLGLYRLVSLLTYGITEAIQEGTIPRERGHALLSLEGLFSLYQKGLFQELGTWCHTQFQKLLQEVHVRREYSPTVRKILQYLEEHYQEPISLESVADLMDLSPVTVSRMLSEEVGQGFARTLIEIRLKRAKELLQEGDLSIKEISQACGYQDPNYFARLFKNYTGMTPREYGETKREEAHGT, encoded by the coding sequence ATGAGACGGGTTCTTATTGTAGATGACGAAAGTCCTATTATTAGTGCGCTGGAACTTCTCATAAAACGCTACTTTTCTCAGGAATACCTGGTGGTAGGGGATGCCCACAATGGACGGGAGGCCATAGAGAAGGCCCGGGAACTGAATCCCGATATTATTCTTATCGATGTTCAGATGCCCGGCATCAATGGTCTTGAGGCGATTCGCAGTATTTCCCAAAGCGGTGGAACCAAAGCCTTTGTGCTGATTACCGCCTATGAACGTTTTGATATTGCCCGAGAGGCCCTCCGGCTCGGCGTATGCGATTACGTACTGAAACCTATTTCCCGGGAACGCCTTGAAATAGCCCTTCGGTCAGCAAGCTTATTCCTTGAGCGGCTCAGTTTAATAGAAGAAAAGGAGCTTGCCTTTCTGGAACGGGAACAACAGTTTGCCGAGTATGTGCGAGAAGCCTTCTTTAATCATCTTCTGGAAGGACATTTGAGTCCTCAGGACCTTAAGGCCTTTCTTTCTGTATTCCACCTATCGTGTACTCATGGGGCAGTGGGAATTCTGTACTTTCTTCCTGCTATTTCTCATAGCACAGGAGAACTGTACATCCAGGCTTCCCATACTATTCAGTATAAAACAACCGCTATCCTGGGCCCCCTGGTCCATCAGCGATACGCTCCTTTTTTCATTCCCCTTCCGAATAGCAACGAAACACCCCTACAGTCATTGGTAGAACCTATCAAAAAAGAATTGGCAGGTCCCCTTGCCACCGGGGAAATTCAGATGCTTATCGGCTCTCCGGGTCCTCTTGCCGAGGTGGATCGCCTGTGGCAAAGGGTGTGGAACGAATTTTTACAAAGTCCTCAAGGACCCTCTTCCTCCGATGAGTATACGGGCGAAAGCAAACCAGATGAATTGTGGCCCTGGGTATTGGACCACGAATACTATGAAGCTATCAGCCACCACTACTGGACGGTTGCCCAAAAACAGTTTGAGGAAATTATCATCAATCTTCAAAAATATCACACTATGAGTCCCCTGGGATTGTATCGATTGGTAAGTCTCTTAACCTATGGGATTACCGAGGCTATTCAAGAAGGGACCATTCCGCGGGAACGGGGGCACGCCCTCCTTTCTTTAGAAGGTCTTTTTTCTCTCTATCAGAAGGGGCTCTTTCAGGAACTAGGCACCTGGTGTCATACCCAATTCCAAAAACTTCTTCAAGAAGTTCATGTACGTCGGGAATATTCACCGACGGTTCGGAAAATCCTTCAATACTTAGAAGAGCACTATCAGGAACCGATCAGCCTTGAATCGGTAGCTGACCTCATGGATCTTTCACCCGTCACCGTATCCCGCATGCTCTCCGAAGAAGTAGGTCAGGGCTTTGCCCGAACCTTAATAGAAATTCGCCTTAAACGGGCGAAGGAACTCTTGCAAGAAGGGGACCTTTCAATAAAAGAAATCAGTCAGGCCTGTGGATATCAGGACCCCAATTATTTTGCTCGACTCTTTAAGAATTACACCGGTATGACTCCCCGAGAGTACGGGGAAACAAAAAGGGAGGAAGCACATGGGACCTAA
- a CDS encoding substrate-binding domain-containing protein, producing the protein MGPKKVRGFLFFCCIVTCGVGLLTTCQRSDASRENRKPRIGLALDSLVVERWRRDMDSFVRAAQDLNAEVLLRVANQDASTQIQQVKELAQSGIDVLVLIPNDAEKLSEVVKQVKRKRIPVISYDRLVHNANVDLYISFDNERVGSLMAESAVAVAPRGNYVIINGAVTDNNSYMINRGFHSVLDPRIATGEIRLVAEIWPNDWISDEVKPRFEQLLAELKDTPLDVVLCGNDMLAETVISLLSENRRIPYTKVFGQDAELSACQRIAEGSQYGTIYKPIEPLALRAAAFAVMLAKKEPITTELKISDGTYQVPYFRLEPIMVTRERLAETVIKDGFHRYEEVFRNVLKVK; encoded by the coding sequence ATGGGACCTAAAAAGGTGCGGGGATTTTTGTTTTTTTGTTGTATAGTCACTTGCGGGGTCGGTCTTTTAACAACGTGCCAGCGCTCCGACGCTTCTAGAGAGAACCGAAAGCCCCGGATTGGTCTTGCCCTGGATTCCCTCGTGGTAGAACGATGGCGCCGCGACATGGATAGTTTTGTCCGGGCAGCCCAGGATTTAAACGCCGAAGTACTCCTGCGGGTAGCAAACCAGGACGCAAGCACCCAAATCCAACAGGTAAAAGAGCTCGCCCAATCGGGCATCGACGTACTGGTACTCATTCCGAACGATGCGGAAAAACTGTCGGAGGTAGTAAAGCAGGTAAAACGAAAAAGAATTCCGGTCATTAGCTATGATCGACTCGTGCACAATGCCAACGTAGATCTCTACATCTCTTTTGATAACGAACGGGTTGGCTCCCTTATGGCAGAAAGCGCCGTGGCGGTAGCGCCACGGGGGAACTACGTTATTATCAATGGAGCTGTCACGGATAACAATTCGTACATGATTAACCGGGGCTTTCATAGCGTCCTTGACCCTCGCATTGCTACAGGAGAAATCCGTCTTGTGGCAGAGATCTGGCCCAACGATTGGATTAGCGATGAGGTAAAACCCCGCTTTGAACAGCTTTTAGCCGAATTAAAAGATACTCCCCTCGATGTGGTCCTCTGTGGGAATGACATGCTCGCCGAAACAGTTATTTCTCTTTTATCCGAGAACCGCCGCATCCCCTATACAAAGGTTTTTGGGCAGGATGCGGAACTATCGGCCTGTCAGCGGATCGCCGAGGGAAGTCAATATGGAACCATCTACAAGCCTATTGAACCCCTGGCCCTGCGGGCCGCGGCCTTTGCGGTGATGCTTGCTAAAAAAGAGCCCATTACCACGGAACTAAAAATCTCTGATGGTACCTATCAGGTCCCCTATTTTAGACTGGAACCTATCATGGTTACCCGAGAACGCCTGGCGGAAACGGTGATCAAAGACGGTTTCCATCGCTACGAAGAGGTTTTTCGTAACGTGCTAAAGGTGAAGTAG
- a CDS encoding sugar-binding protein has product MKLVRGLFIALLSVAVIGGVFASGQGEAGKTQVGIVLPTKDEPRWIQDQTRFMDALKAAGFSAKVLFSQGDSAKEKANVEALISEGIKVLIICPHDGTAAAAAAEAAAKAGVKVISYDRLIRDTTAVDYYVTFDSFQVGAAWGKYLNQQVPAGSKGNNLYIYTGAASDNNAFIFFEGAWSELQPKIADGTYIVRNSDKAVALKDKAKLTRDEMAQIIGQTTTNWNFNDAKSKAEANLTAVGPEAKGTVYICAPNDGTARAIADAFAADKAVTKYYITGQDAEIASIQYIIDGKQSMTVLKDVRTLVKDAINAAVAYMKGQTPPVTAYYNNGKKDVPAKPTAIITVTKENVKKEIVDSGYWPADKFTGLK; this is encoded by the coding sequence ATGAAACTCGTCCGTGGATTGTTCATTGCACTACTTTCTGTAGCGGTTATCGGCGGTGTATTTGCCAGTGGACAGGGCGAAGCCGGTAAAACCCAGGTAGGGATTGTTCTTCCCACCAAGGATGAGCCCCGCTGGATCCAGGATCAGACCCGCTTTATGGACGCCCTTAAGGCCGCTGGATTTAGTGCAAAGGTTCTCTTTAGCCAGGGAGATTCGGCAAAAGAAAAGGCCAACGTGGAAGCCCTTATCAGCGAAGGGATTAAAGTACTCATCATTTGCCCCCATGACGGAACCGCTGCTGCTGCCGCCGCCGAAGCGGCTGCTAAGGCTGGGGTAAAGGTTATCTCCTACGACCGACTTATCCGCGATACCACCGCGGTGGATTACTACGTCACCTTTGATAGTTTCCAGGTTGGCGCCGCCTGGGGTAAGTACCTGAATCAGCAGGTTCCTGCCGGTTCCAAGGGGAACAACCTCTATATTTATACTGGTGCGGCCTCTGATAACAACGCCTTCATCTTCTTTGAAGGAGCCTGGAGCGAACTGCAGCCCAAGATCGCCGATGGAACCTACATCGTCCGCAATTCCGATAAAGCGGTAGCTCTGAAGGACAAGGCAAAGCTCACCCGGGACGAAATGGCCCAGATCATTGGACAGACCACAACCAACTGGAACTTTAACGATGCGAAAAGCAAGGCCGAAGCTAACCTTACCGCCGTCGGTCCTGAAGCGAAGGGAACCGTATATATCTGCGCGCCCAACGACGGAACCGCCCGGGCCATAGCCGATGCCTTTGCAGCTGATAAGGCCGTTACCAAGTACTACATCACCGGTCAGGATGCGGAAATCGCTTCTATCCAGTACATCATCGATGGGAAGCAATCCATGACGGTGCTTAAGGATGTTCGCACCCTTGTAAAAGATGCTATTAACGCGGCAGTAGCTTACATGAAGGGCCAGACTCCTCCCGTTACTGCGTACTACAACAACGGCAAGAAGGATGTCCCTGCAAAGCCGACCGCAATCATTACGGTAACCAAGGAAAACGTAAAGAAAGAAATTGTGGATTCCGGGTACTGGCCGGCTGACAAGTTCACAGGGCTTAAATAA
- a CDS encoding sugar ABC transporter ATP-binding protein — MSGYILEMKNIVKTFPGVRALSDVTFSVKQGEIHCLVGENGAGKSTLMKILSGVYPHSEFQGQIFFEGREVKFNHIHDSEEAGIGIIYQELALVPEMMVYENVMLGHEKTRGLTIDMYEMIRETEELLKRVHLKVSPTTKIKDLGIGKQQLVEIAKALSRNVKLLILDEPTAALNEDDCENLLNIIRELKSQGVTCIMISHKLKEVLSIADTITVLRDGRTICTLDRHKDTVNEQVLIKHMVGRSIENIYPPRERSYTDEKVLEVRHWNAFDPKLGRPVLRDVNFYVRKGEVVGLAGLVGSGRTELARSLFGNPDGYIIEGELIFKGKKERFTHPQQAIKAGLAYASEDRKKNGLVLIQPIRSNITMANLDGVASRQGVVIDEKEIQVANEYVKNLTIKTPSIQQLVLNLSGGNQQKVSVAKWLFVNPSLLILDEPTRGIDVGAKYEIYTIINKLVSQGMSILMISSELPEVLGMSDRVYVVANGHITGELSREEATQEKVMELATQY, encoded by the coding sequence ATGAGCGGATACATACTGGAAATGAAAAATATCGTGAAAACCTTCCCTGGGGTCCGGGCGTTAAGTGATGTCACGTTCTCGGTCAAACAAGGAGAAATTCATTGTTTGGTCGGAGAAAATGGGGCAGGAAAATCGACGCTGATGAAAATTCTAAGTGGCGTATATCCCCACTCAGAATTTCAGGGCCAGATCTTTTTTGAAGGAAGGGAAGTAAAATTCAATCACATTCACGATAGTGAAGAAGCGGGAATCGGTATCATTTATCAGGAGCTCGCCCTGGTGCCCGAAATGATGGTGTACGAGAACGTCATGCTGGGCCATGAAAAAACCCGGGGGCTGACCATCGATATGTACGAAATGATCCGCGAAACAGAGGAACTCCTGAAACGGGTACATCTTAAAGTATCCCCTACGACTAAAATAAAGGACCTCGGCATTGGCAAACAACAACTTGTGGAAATTGCAAAAGCCCTGAGCCGCAACGTGAAACTCCTGATCCTTGACGAACCCACCGCAGCTCTTAACGAAGATGACTGCGAAAACCTCCTGAACATAATCCGGGAACTCAAGAGTCAGGGGGTGACCTGTATCATGATTTCCCACAAATTAAAAGAAGTACTCAGCATAGCCGATACCATTACGGTTTTACGGGATGGACGAACCATCTGCACCCTGGACCGACACAAGGATACCGTAAACGAACAGGTGCTTATTAAACACATGGTCGGTCGTTCCATTGAAAACATCTATCCACCCCGAGAACGATCCTACACCGACGAAAAGGTTCTGGAGGTTCGGCACTGGAACGCCTTTGATCCCAAATTAGGACGTCCCGTTTTAAGGGATGTAAATTTTTATGTTCGAAAGGGAGAAGTGGTGGGTCTGGCAGGCCTGGTGGGATCTGGACGGACCGAATTAGCCCGAAGTCTCTTTGGAAATCCTGATGGCTACATTATTGAAGGAGAACTCATTTTTAAAGGGAAAAAAGAACGGTTTACCCACCCTCAACAGGCTATAAAAGCAGGCCTTGCATACGCAAGCGAAGACCGTAAGAAGAATGGGCTCGTCCTTATTCAACCGATTCGCTCTAACATCACCATGGCAAACTTGGACGGAGTTGCATCTCGCCAGGGGGTGGTTATTGACGAAAAAGAAATCCAGGTGGCCAACGAGTACGTAAAAAACCTCACGATTAAAACTCCCAGTATTCAACAGCTTGTCTTGAATCTTTCGGGAGGGAATCAGCAAAAAGTCTCCGTGGCAAAATGGCTCTTTGTAAATCCCAGTTTACTTATTCTTGATGAACCTACGCGAGGGATCGATGTGGGAGCCAAGTACGAAATCTACACCATCATCAATAAATTAGTTAGCCAGGGTATGAGCATTTTGATGATATCCAGCGAGTTACCCGAGGTACTCGGCATGAGCGATCGGGTTTACGTCGTAGCAAATGGGCACATAACAGGGGAACTTTCTCGGGAAGAGGCTACCCAGGAAAAAGTCATGGAACTGGCAACCCAGTACTAG
- a CDS encoding sugar ABC transporter permease: MAYKELRLMIKNNIRNYSMYIAFVVIAVIFNILSRGNFLSSRNIANLLNQTGYIAVLAVGMTLIIVIRHIDLSVGFLAGFLGAVAAVLLTQAHFPVWLTIILVLILGAGAGLLTGTPVAILGIPAFVSSLAGWLIYRGALMLTTAATGTIIIPNESFNALGTGYIPELFPSETFLPGIHKTTLLIGFIVAIFAVYSMIANRRRKKAYNFEVIPPSAFVFQIIFVLAILAYITWILSGYNGLSWTFVIMMLVVFVYDFMTRKTILGRHIFAVGGNPEAAELSGINVKRITLFVFASMGFLAALSGILFTARLKSATPQAGTLFEMDAISACYIGGVSAAGGVGSITGSLVGALVYMSLMNGMNLLGTDISLQYIIRGIVLVGAVIFDVVSRKRRS, encoded by the coding sequence ATGGCATATAAAGAATTACGACTCATGATTAAAAACAATATCCGAAACTATTCAATGTACATTGCATTCGTAGTCATTGCGGTAATATTTAATATTTTAAGTCGAGGGAACTTTCTTTCTTCCAGGAATATTGCAAATTTACTCAATCAGACAGGATACATCGCGGTTCTTGCTGTAGGGATGACGTTGATTATCGTAATCCGTCATATCGATCTTTCGGTAGGATTCCTTGCGGGATTTCTGGGAGCCGTAGCAGCGGTCCTCCTTACCCAGGCCCATTTCCCTGTATGGCTTACCATTATTCTCGTGCTCATTCTGGGAGCTGGCGCAGGACTCCTTACGGGGACACCAGTGGCTATCCTTGGTATTCCTGCTTTCGTGTCCTCCCTCGCAGGTTGGCTTATCTACCGGGGTGCCCTCATGCTCACCACCGCCGCAACGGGAACTATCATTATCCCCAATGAATCCTTTAATGCACTGGGAACTGGCTACATTCCAGAGCTATTTCCTTCGGAAACGTTCTTGCCAGGGATTCATAAAACGACCCTTCTTATCGGATTTATTGTCGCTATCTTTGCGGTATATTCGATGATAGCCAACCGACGACGAAAAAAGGCATACAATTTCGAAGTTATTCCCCCTTCCGCATTTGTCTTCCAGATTATTTTTGTATTGGCCATTCTGGCTTATATCACCTGGATTCTCAGCGGTTACAACGGTCTTTCCTGGACCTTTGTCATAATGATGCTGGTGGTCTTTGTCTATGACTTCATGACCCGCAAAACCATATTAGGGCGTCATATCTTTGCGGTTGGAGGCAATCCAGAGGCGGCAGAGCTGTCAGGGATTAATGTAAAACGGATTACCCTTTTTGTGTTTGCCTCCATGGGATTTCTAGCAGCCCTCTCGGGGATTCTTTTTACGGCCCGGCTCAAATCGGCTACCCCCCAGGCGGGAACCCTCTTTGAAATGGACGCCATTTCAGCCTGTTACATCGGAGGGGTTTCTGCAGCCGGAGGGGTTGGTTCTATTACGGGGTCCCTGGTAGGAGCCCTGGTGTACATGTCCCTCATGAATGGAATGAACCTCCTGGGTACCGACATTTCCCTTCAATATATTATCCGAGGTATTGTCCTCGTAGGAGCCGTCATATTCGATGTGGTATCCCGCAAGCGGAGATCCTAG